Part of the Kordiimonas pumila genome is shown below.
GTTTTGCGTGATTTTTGATTTCGCTTATCAGTTGATTTTTGGGGTACGCATGCAGCACCCATTTCAAACATTTGTGTTGGAATGAAAATGACAGGTCTGCCCATTAAGGTATGTATTTGGAATTGCTGAGGGGCCGGGTTGTTGCCTGATAGCTGATCACGCAAGACTGCAACAAAAAGATTAGTGGCTGGCTTTTGGGAGAAAGGTTTAGCGATACTAAGAAGGTGTTGGAGAACCGCGCCAGCTCTAACTGGTTGGACAGCCATTTAATTAAATAACCTGATTAATTTGAAGCGACGTTGGCCGTGCACCTTTCAGGGGTTGATAAGATGCATTTCGTCCATAAGCCATTACAGGGCGATTTTTTTTCACAACCTCTTCACCAACACTTTTAATAATGCCTTCGGCAACGGCTTTTAAACGCAGGATAATGCGAGCATGATCCCTTAGTGTTTCCCGTAAGAGATCTGTAAGTTTTCTCAAATATTTGCGGGCAGGGGAATCGCTTGGACCCAAGAGCTTTTCGTTCACTTTTAAATTATTCAGTGTAGCGGTGTATTCAGCCATCAAGCGGCTTTTGGCGGCATGTAAGCTTTGTGCTTCACGCGGTAGCCGTTTTTTGAGTAAGTCTGTTTCTCGGGCAATAATATCTGTTAACTCAATCGTTAATTTAGCCAGTTTGGCGCCGTGGCCAGATAGAACCGGAGCACTTTCTTCTATGTCATGAGGGATTGGATCAAGGGGCATTTTAGTGCTCCTGTAGCTTAAGAAGTTCACGGTAAACATTGTCGGCAATACCTATGCCGCCACTCTTAGCGATAGATTTGCCAACTTCTTCAACCATCATGGACTGATATATTTCTTCTGCTGAACCGCCTGACATAGAGCCACCCTCGCGGTTAATTGTGTCAAACATTGGTTTCATCATTTGCGCAATAAAAACGGCTTCAAAATCTTCAGCTGCTTCTCTAAGAGAGTCTTTATTAGCGTTTTTTAGAGCAGATGAACTGCTGTCCACCCTTGCTTTTGCCGCAAGGGACTGGGCGTCCATAAGCTGTGATTGCGCTACATTGAATATCTGGGTTTGCATTTACATCACCTGCAATTCAGCTTGCATGGCCCCTGCGGCTTTTAAAGCCTGCAGAATAGCGATCATGTCACGGGGACCAATTTTGAGTGAGTTTAGGCCATCCACCAGTTCTTGCAGTGTAACGGAGGGTGGCAGAACCGCGATATGCTCTGTGCCTGTTTCCTCAACATCAACGGCTGAACGTTGTACGACTTCGGTTTGGCCGCCTTGTGAAAAGGCGCCAGGCTGGGATACTTGGGGTTGCTCGGAAATACGAATGACAAGGTTGCCCTGTGCAATGGCGACTGAATTAATGCGTACTTCATTGCCCATAACAATAATGCCGGTACGTTCATCAATAATAACCCGTGCTTTATTTTCAGGTTGAACGCTTAATTTTTCAATGTCTGTTAGCAGATCTACCATAGATAGGCGGTACCCAATTGGGCGCGTTAGCAGCACAGTTGCAGGATCAAGCGACCGAGCAATATCATTTTGTAAATACCCGTTAATGGCGGTTGCAATACGGCGTGCTGTCGTCAGGTCTGGGTTATGAAGAGATAGTTTGAGCGATGACATATCACGTAGTTCAAAAGGGATTTCCCGCTCAACAATACCACCGTTTGCAATGCGACCGTTTGTTGGTACACCTTGAACAACAGAGCCCGCTTCACCTGCGGCCGCAAAACCAGCTGTTGCAACCGCGCCTTGGGCAACCGCATACACTTCGCCGTCTGCACCCATTAATGGCGTGGCAATCAGTGTGCCGCCAGAGAGATTGCTCGCATCACCCATTGAGCTAACAGAAACATCTATACGTGTGCCTTGGCGTGAAAATGCAGGGAGGTTTGCTGTTACCATAACAGCGGCAATATTTTCCGGGCGCATTGTTGTGCCTTTGGCGTTTACGCCGAGCCGTTCCAGCATGGCTGTTAGGCTTTGCTCGGTATATGGCGCATTACGGAGTGTATCACCTGTACCGTTAAGGCCCACAACCAGACCGTAACCGATCAATTGGTTTTCGCGGATTCCCTCAATTGCAACAATATCCTTAATGCGAGAAGTCGCTGCTTGCACTGATGTTCCAGCCATGAATGCCAGAGCAATAAGAGCAGAGAATATGAGTGTGAATCGATTTGCATTTACCATAACAACTATCCGGTTTTGCGGCTAATATTGCCT
Proteins encoded:
- a CDS encoding rod-binding protein, with translation MQTQIFNVAQSQLMDAQSLAAKARVDSSSSALKNANKDSLREAAEDFEAVFIAQMMKPMFDTINREGGSMSGGSAEEIYQSMMVEEVGKSIAKSGGIGIADNVYRELLKLQEH
- a CDS encoding flagellar basal body P-ring protein FlgI; the encoded protein is MVNANRFTLIFSALIALAFMAGTSVQAATSRIKDIVAIEGIRENQLIGYGLVVGLNGTGDTLRNAPYTEQSLTAMLERLGVNAKGTTMRPENIAAVMVTANLPAFSRQGTRIDVSVSSMGDASNLSGGTLIATPLMGADGEVYAVAQGAVATAGFAAAGEAGSVVQGVPTNGRIANGGIVEREIPFELRDMSSLKLSLHNPDLTTARRIATAINGYLQNDIARSLDPATVLLTRPIGYRLSMVDLLTDIEKLSVQPENKARVIIDERTGIIVMGNEVRINSVAIAQGNLVIRISEQPQVSQPGAFSQGGQTEVVQRSAVDVEETGTEHIAVLPPSVTLQELVDGLNSLKIGPRDMIAILQALKAAGAMQAELQVM